The following proteins come from a genomic window of Rhodohalobacter sp. 614A:
- the xylA gene encoding xylose isomerase: MSNEYFPGIDTIKYEGPDTDNHLAFCYYDENKEVAGKTMKDHFRFAIAYWHSFCGDGSDPFGIGTHNFPWDKTSDPVENAKYRLDAAFEFFTKLGTPYYCFHDRDLAPEGDSIEESEKILQSLVSKAKEYQEDTGVKLLWGTANLFTHPRYMNGAATNPDFEVVCHAAAQVKAALDATVELGGENYVFWGGREGYMKLLNTLMKKEQDHLGEFLRKARDYGRSIGFEGNFLIEPKPMEPTKHQYDFDSATVIGFLQEQDLIDDFKLNIEANHATLASHSFAHDLTVAAERGLLGSIDANRGDNQNGWDTDYFPTNLYDAVEAMIVLLENGGIEPGGFNFDAKIRRNSTDPEDLFHAHIGGMDTFARGLIIADKIMNDADFKKIRYGRYASFDEGNGKKFENGELSLEELRNLAAKSGEPKTISGKQELLENIVNRYI, encoded by the coding sequence ATGAGTAACGAATATTTTCCTGGAATCGATACGATTAAATACGAAGGGCCGGATACGGATAACCATCTGGCATTTTGCTATTATGATGAAAATAAAGAAGTAGCCGGCAAAACCATGAAAGATCATTTCCGGTTTGCCATTGCATATTGGCACTCTTTTTGTGGCGACGGCAGCGATCCTTTTGGCATTGGAACACACAATTTTCCGTGGGATAAAACCAGTGATCCGGTTGAAAATGCAAAGTACCGCCTGGATGCTGCCTTTGAATTTTTTACCAAACTTGGTACGCCTTACTACTGCTTTCATGATCGCGATCTTGCTCCGGAAGGAGATTCTATTGAAGAATCAGAAAAAATTCTTCAGAGCCTGGTTTCAAAAGCCAAAGAGTACCAGGAAGATACCGGTGTAAAACTTTTATGGGGAACGGCGAATTTGTTTACTCATCCCCGTTATATGAACGGTGCTGCGACCAATCCGGATTTTGAAGTGGTTTGTCACGCTGCGGCACAAGTAAAAGCCGCACTTGATGCCACGGTAGAACTGGGTGGCGAAAATTATGTGTTCTGGGGCGGACGCGAAGGTTATATGAAATTGTTAAACACCCTGATGAAAAAAGAACAGGATCATTTGGGTGAGTTCCTGCGCAAAGCCCGGGATTATGGACGAAGCATCGGTTTTGAAGGGAATTTTCTGATTGAGCCAAAACCCATGGAGCCGACCAAACATCAGTACGATTTTGATTCGGCTACTGTAATTGGTTTCCTCCAGGAACAGGATCTTATAGATGATTTCAAACTGAATATTGAAGCCAATCATGCTACGCTTGCCAGCCATAGTTTTGCTCATGATTTGACAGTGGCTGCTGAACGCGGATTGCTTGGAAGTATTGATGCAAACCGTGGCGACAATCAAAACGGCTGGGATACCGACTACTTTCCAACCAACCTATATGATGCTGTTGAAGCGATGATTGTACTTCTGGAAAACGGGGGAATTGAACCAGGCGGGTTTAATTTTGATGCAAAAATCCGAAGGAATTCAACCGATCCCGAAGATTTGTTTCACGCACACATTGGTGGGATGGACACATTTGCACGTGGATTGATTATCGCCGACAAGATTATGAACGATGCGGATTTCAAAAAAATCCGGTATGGCCGGTATGCATCTTTTGATGAAGGAAATGGTAAGAAGTTTGAGAATGGAGAGCTGTCTTTGGAAGAACTGCGCAATCTTGCAGCGAAATCAGGAGAGCCAAAAACGATCAGCGGCAAACAGGAACTTCTCGAAAATATCGTGAATCGGTATATCTAA
- a CDS encoding xylulokinase, translating into MGKKVLIGFDVGSSFVKGSVIDADNSNLIATASAPDREMMMKSPEPGMAEQDPGMWWEQIKTITHKLLAAKKFTKDDVAGIGISYQMHGLVAVDKDKNVLRPSIIWCDSRAASIGRKAFQDLGEDFCLKNYLNSPGNFTASKLKWVKQNEPDIYEKIWKIMLPGDYIGMKLTGEVCTTTSGLSEGIFWDYGIHDVAHSLFEYYELSEDLLPEHLPSFGDHGTLTKSAAQELELKEGTPVTYRAGDQPNNAFSLNVIDPGELAATAGTSGVIYGVTDRPVTDSKSRVNTFVHVNHAPGNERYGMLLCVNGTGILNSWIKKQMADDSFTYEEMNELAANVPIGSEGLKVLPFGNGAERVLEDKNVGAQFSNIDFHRHSKAHMFRAVQEGIVFSLNYGLQIMEKTGIEVRTVKAGHANMFLSPVFREAFVNTTGAILELYDTDGAQGAARGAGVGAGVFSNIVDAFRGLEKIETVSPEKEKQTKYREMYTEWIQTLQSKL; encoded by the coding sequence ATGGGTAAAAAAGTTTTAATTGGATTTGACGTTGGGAGTTCGTTTGTCAAGGGATCAGTAATTGATGCGGACAACAGTAATTTGATTGCAACTGCCTCTGCACCAGACAGGGAAATGATGATGAAATCACCCGAGCCGGGAATGGCTGAGCAGGATCCCGGAATGTGGTGGGAGCAGATAAAGACGATCACCCACAAGTTATTGGCTGCAAAAAAGTTCACAAAAGACGATGTAGCCGGAATAGGAATATCTTATCAAATGCACGGATTGGTTGCGGTTGATAAGGATAAGAATGTATTGCGCCCTTCAATTATTTGGTGCGACAGCCGTGCAGCGTCCATCGGCCGAAAAGCATTTCAGGATTTGGGAGAGGATTTCTGCCTGAAGAATTACCTCAATTCGCCGGGAAATTTCACCGCTTCTAAACTAAAATGGGTGAAGCAGAATGAGCCTGATATTTATGAAAAGATCTGGAAAATCATGCTTCCGGGAGATTATATCGGGATGAAGCTCACCGGTGAAGTTTGTACGACAACATCCGGTTTGTCTGAAGGGATTTTTTGGGATTATGGCATTCATGATGTGGCCCATTCTCTATTCGAATATTATGAATTGTCTGAAGATCTTTTGCCCGAACACCTTCCCTCATTTGGCGATCATGGGACGCTAACGAAATCGGCTGCCCAAGAACTTGAACTAAAAGAAGGCACGCCGGTCACTTATCGTGCGGGAGATCAACCCAATAATGCGTTTTCACTGAATGTGATTGATCCCGGGGAACTGGCAGCAACTGCAGGTACATCCGGGGTGATTTATGGCGTGACAGACCGGCCGGTTACAGATTCAAAATCAAGGGTAAATACATTTGTCCACGTCAATCATGCACCCGGGAACGAGCGCTACGGAATGCTTCTTTGTGTGAATGGAACAGGCATCCTTAACAGCTGGATTAAAAAACAGATGGCTGACGACAGTTTTACCTATGAAGAAATGAACGAGCTGGCAGCAAATGTACCCATCGGTTCAGAAGGATTAAAAGTTTTGCCTTTTGGGAATGGAGCTGAGCGTGTTTTAGAAGATAAGAATGTTGGTGCCCAATTCAGCAATATTGATTTTCACAGGCATAGCAAAGCACATATGTTTCGTGCTGTGCAGGAAGGAATTGTTTTCTCTCTTAATTATGGTCTCCAAATCATGGAAAAAACCGGGATTGAGGTCAGAACTGTAAAAGCGGGTCATGCCAATATGTTTTTGAGTCCCGTGTTCAGGGAAGCTTTTGTGAATACGACAGGAGCTATTCTGGAATTGTACGATACCGATGGCGCTCAAGGTGCGGCACGTGGAGCAGGTGTAGGTGCAGGTGTATTTAGCAACATCGTTGATGCATTCCGTGGACTTGAGAAAATTGAGACCGTTTCACCTGAAAAAGAGAAACAGACAAAATATCGGGAGATGTACACCGAATGGATTCAGACATTACAATCAAAACTATAA
- a CDS encoding pyridoxine 5'-phosphate synthase translates to MQLLVNVDHIATLRNARGEGYPDPVEAASVCEESGATGIVFHLRKDRRHIRDEDVYRLKKSVKGTLDFEMAASDEMIEICKEVKPHLCTLVPEGREELTTEGGLNMKLVYDDFKDRVFPAFKDTGIKISLFLDPNPEDIKLAHELGSDAIELHTGTFANAVDSDAQKNELNRLTDAAEMIHSLGMTVNAGHGLNLKNLPILIENVPYLEDVSIGHALVSKAVFWGLERTVKEYLKIMNVES, encoded by the coding sequence ATGCAGTTACTTGTAAACGTTGACCATATTGCTACATTGCGGAATGCTCGTGGAGAAGGATATCCCGATCCGGTTGAAGCCGCTTCCGTTTGTGAAGAATCCGGTGCTACTGGAATTGTTTTTCACCTTCGAAAAGACCGTCGCCACATTCGGGACGAAGACGTCTATCGATTAAAGAAATCCGTTAAAGGCACCCTTGATTTTGAAATGGCTGCTTCTGATGAAATGATTGAAATTTGTAAAGAAGTAAAACCACATCTCTGTACGCTGGTTCCGGAAGGGCGTGAAGAACTTACAACGGAAGGCGGCCTCAATATGAAATTGGTTTATGATGATTTTAAAGACCGCGTTTTCCCTGCATTCAAAGATACCGGGATAAAAATCAGCCTCTTCCTCGACCCTAACCCGGAGGACATAAAACTGGCTCACGAGCTGGGATCTGATGCCATCGAACTTCACACCGGCACATTTGCCAATGCCGTTGATAGTGATGCTCAAAAAAATGAGTTAAACCGTCTGACCGATGCAGCCGAGATGATCCATAGTCTTGGAATGACGGTGAATGCTGGTCATGGGTTAAACTTAAAAAACCTTCCTATTCTGATTGAAAATGTTCCCTATTTAGAGGATGTCAGCATTGGCCATGCGCTTGTATCAAAAGCTGTTTTCTGGGGATTGGAACGAACGGTGAAGGAGTATTTAAAAATTATGAATGTTGAATCATAA
- the icd gene encoding NADP-dependent isocitrate dehydrogenase, whose product MSFKKLEEPSEGTIIKKNADGSLSVGDDPIIPFIEGDGIGIDITPAMKNVVDSAVEKAYDGKKKINWFEVYAGEKAVEKYGDNTWLPDDTLEVFEKYLVGIKGPLTTPVGGGIRSLNVAIRQKLDLYACVRPVKYYKGTPSPVKQPELTDMVIFRENTEDIYAGIEYQTGTPENTKLKDFLIDELGATSIRFPETSSLGIKPISIEGTKRLVRAAINYAIEEGRDSVTLVHKGNIMKFTEGSFKNWGYEVAREEFNAEVIGEGPWCKLPNGIVIKDVIADAFLQQILTRPDEYDVIATMNLNGDYVSDALAACVGGIGIAPGANINYKSGIAVFEATHGTAPKYTGQDKVNPGSLILSAVMMLRYLGWKEAADLIEKGLEEAISNKRVTYDFERLMEGATLLKCSEFGEEIVKGM is encoded by the coding sequence ATGAGTTTTAAAAAATTAGAAGAACCTTCTGAAGGAACCATTATCAAGAAAAATGCGGATGGTTCCCTTTCAGTTGGAGATGATCCTATCATACCATTTATTGAAGGCGACGGTATTGGAATTGACATTACGCCTGCCATGAAAAACGTTGTAGACAGTGCTGTTGAAAAAGCCTACGACGGCAAGAAGAAAATCAACTGGTTTGAAGTGTATGCCGGTGAAAAAGCCGTTGAAAAATACGGAGACAATACCTGGCTTCCGGATGATACACTGGAAGTTTTTGAGAAGTATTTAGTTGGTATAAAAGGTCCTCTGACCACTCCGGTCGGCGGTGGTATCCGGTCTTTGAATGTGGCGATTCGCCAGAAACTGGACCTGTATGCATGTGTTCGTCCCGTGAAGTACTACAAGGGAACGCCCTCCCCTGTAAAACAACCTGAGTTGACTGACATGGTGATTTTCCGCGAAAATACGGAAGACATTTACGCAGGAATTGAGTACCAAACCGGAACACCCGAAAATACCAAACTGAAAGACTTCCTGATTGATGAATTAGGAGCCACAAGCATTCGTTTCCCGGAAACATCCTCTCTGGGAATCAAACCCATTTCCATTGAAGGAACCAAGCGGCTGGTTCGTGCAGCTATCAATTATGCCATTGAAGAAGGACGAGACAGTGTAACCCTGGTTCATAAAGGTAACATTATGAAGTTTACCGAAGGTAGCTTCAAAAACTGGGGATATGAAGTTGCCAGAGAAGAATTCAATGCAGAAGTAATTGGCGAAGGTCCGTGGTGTAAATTACCGAATGGAATTGTCATCAAAGATGTGATTGCCGATGCATTCCTTCAGCAGATTCTCACCCGTCCTGACGAATACGATGTGATTGCCACCATGAATCTGAACGGCGATTATGTTTCTGATGCACTTGCAGCATGTGTGGGCGGAATCGGGATTGCGCCGGGTGCCAACATCAACTACAAATCGGGAATTGCTGTTTTTGAGGCAACTCACGGAACGGCTCCAAAATACACCGGCCAGGATAAAGTAAATCCGGGTTCGCTGATTCTTTCAGCCGTAATGATGCTTCGATACCTCGGCTGGAAAGAAGCCGCCGACCTGATCGAAAAAGGCCTTGAAGAAGCCATCAGCAACAAACGCGTTACCTACGATTTCGAACGCCTGATGGAAGGAGCAACTCTACTGAAGTGTTCTGAATTTGGAGAAGAGATTGTAAAAGGAATGTAA
- a CDS encoding NlpC/P60 family protein: protein MFSLLSTTKTVQFTLLGVLFFYVTGCGMANRATIPDEPVQNEPKEESQPSSPLIMDVSPSVEDVTDVRQQLQNAHQQWQGTPYRYGGENSNGIDCSAFTQRVFRDFFNTDLPRNTRSQLTEGAGVRRRSIQTGDLIFFKTGRKSLHVGISMGNGNFLHASQSSGVMVSNLGEQYWAVRYLGARRVL, encoded by the coding sequence ATGTTTAGTCTGCTCTCAACTACAAAAACCGTTCAGTTTACACTTCTTGGAGTGTTGTTTTTTTATGTGACCGGATGTGGAATGGCCAACCGCGCAACCATCCCCGATGAACCGGTCCAAAACGAACCAAAAGAAGAAAGCCAGCCGTCTTCGCCATTAATTATGGATGTTTCCCCTTCGGTAGAAGATGTAACGGACGTCCGGCAACAGTTGCAAAATGCTCACCAGCAGTGGCAGGGAACTCCCTATAGATATGGTGGGGAAAACAGTAACGGAATAGATTGTTCTGCATTTACCCAGAGAGTTTTTCGGGATTTTTTTAATACCGATTTGCCAAGAAATACACGAAGTCAATTGACGGAAGGAGCAGGGGTTCGCAGGCGATCGATTCAAACAGGTGATTTGATCTTTTTTAAAACGGGCAGAAAATCGCTTCATGTCGGGATTTCGATGGGAAATGGAAATTTTCTCCATGCATCTCAATCCTCGGGCGTGATGGTTTCGAACCTGGGAGAACAATATTGGGCTGTTCGGTATCTCGGAGCCCGAAGAGTTTTATAG